Proteins from a single region of Dasania marina DSM 21967:
- a CDS encoding PilW family protein → MMSVSAATAKGFSLVELLVAMALSSVLLGGIIQVFIGSKQAYSFNEELGWIQENSRFAVEFMSRDLRMAGYWGCNKDIPVVDTLNPIGGTGWQGAFGNGLGGFNGDDTGNAAFTTSEFPQPTPPVVASGTVPRSDVLTLSRLDSSQSFSVTAHNPASAVMTIGSHPFNDGDILVVSDCGHSAIFQHAGSNPGKVVHNTGTGTPGNSTNALGTPLGTSYTYGNNGPASVMRAMSSAYYVDVASNGLPALFVRSLANNAATTSSELIQGIENLQVLYGEDLTADGSPNRYVDASNVGVWTNVTAVKIHLLARSLQTVASEPQDFSFMGVTYTPTDRFLRQEFVSTVKIRNR, encoded by the coding sequence ATGATGAGTGTAAGCGCTGCAACGGCTAAGGGTTTTAGCCTCGTTGAATTACTGGTGGCTATGGCATTAAGTTCGGTGCTATTGGGCGGTATTATCCAGGTTTTTATAGGGAGTAAGCAGGCTTACTCCTTTAATGAAGAGCTAGGTTGGATTCAAGAAAATAGCCGTTTTGCTGTTGAGTTTATGAGCCGCGATTTACGTATGGCGGGGTACTGGGGCTGTAATAAAGATATTCCGGTGGTGGATACTCTTAACCCAATAGGGGGCACGGGGTGGCAGGGGGCTTTTGGTAATGGCCTAGGCGGCTTTAATGGCGATGACACCGGCAATGCGGCGTTTACTACCAGTGAGTTTCCGCAACCGACACCGCCAGTGGTAGCGTCGGGTACCGTGCCTAGAAGTGATGTACTAACGTTATCGCGCTTAGATAGTAGCCAGTCTTTTAGTGTTACGGCCCATAATCCTGCTTCAGCTGTCATGACAATCGGTAGCCACCCTTTCAACGATGGGGATATATTAGTTGTGTCTGACTGCGGGCATTCAGCCATCTTTCAACATGCGGGTAGTAACCCCGGTAAGGTGGTGCATAACACGGGTACTGGCACCCCAGGTAACAGTACTAACGCTTTAGGTACGCCTCTTGGGACATCCTATACCTATGGCAATAACGGCCCCGCCTCTGTGATGCGGGCAATGTCCTCGGCTTATTATGTTGATGTTGCCAGCAATGGCCTGCCGGCATTATTTGTGCGGTCGTTGGCAAATAATGCTGCAACAACCTCCAGTGAATTGATTCAGGGTATTGAAAACTTACAAGTATTATACGGCGAAGACCTGACCGCCGATGGCAGCCCGAATAGGTATGTTGATGCGAGTAATGTTGGGGTGTGGACGAATGTAACTGCCGTTAAAATTCACTTGCTGGCGCGCTCACTTCAAACCGTCGCATCCGAGCCGCAAGACTTTAGTTTTATGGGTGTCACGTATACCCCCACTGACCGTTTTCTCCGCCAGGAGTTTGTATCAACGGTTAAAATTCGTAATAGGTAG
- the pilV gene encoding type IV pilus modification protein PilV, translating into MRKANLGVGLIEVMVSVLVLSVGLLGLLGLQSSVMRFNQGALYQTRATILAQDIMDRMRSNRSKASLYISDLGSAAPSYTNCATSTANCTLSDLALYDLATWKNDVARVLPDGKGQVVIALGTPDVVVVTLQYDASHSEGATKFSQDNPIPPKQHSFRTVL; encoded by the coding sequence ATGAGAAAGGCTAATTTAGGCGTTGGCTTAATTGAAGTCATGGTATCGGTGTTGGTGTTGTCCGTGGGGCTGCTGGGGTTGCTGGGCCTACAATCGTCAGTGATGCGCTTCAATCAAGGGGCGCTTTATCAAACCCGGGCCACCATTTTAGCCCAAGATATTATGGATAGAATGAGGTCGAACCGTAGTAAGGCTAGCCTTTATATTAGCGATCTTGGCAGTGCCGCGCCTTCGTATACTAACTGCGCTACTTCAACGGCGAATTGCACCCTGTCTGACTTGGCTTTATACGATTTAGCAACCTGGAAAAATGATGTGGCAAGAGTCTTGCCCGATGGTAAAGGGCAGGTGGTGATTGCTCTAGGCACGCCTGATGTCGTTGTAGTTACCTTACAGTACGATGCCAGCCACAGCGAGGGCGCCACTAAGTTTTCGCAAGACAACCCTATTCCGCCCAAACAACACAGTTTCAGGACGGTTTTATGA
- a CDS encoding type IV pilin protein, translated as MYRNKGFTLIEIMIVLAIIAILATIANSSYQSSVIKSCRADGRIALTEAAARQERLYSETLSYVDNSGLSRLVINANGSSSPEGCYTMSVTNPSCGGPPYTCFTVTATAAGKQVGDTECATLSINNLGQKTSTGGGTRCW; from the coding sequence GTGTATCGAAATAAAGGTTTTACATTAATTGAAATAATGATTGTGCTGGCTATTATTGCCATCTTAGCAACAATAGCCAATTCGTCTTATCAGAGTAGCGTTATAAAATCTTGTAGAGCAGACGGGCGTATAGCGTTAACTGAAGCTGCGGCTAGGCAAGAGCGACTTTATTCTGAAACGCTATCATATGTAGATAATAGCGGTCTTAGCCGCCTAGTAATCAATGCTAATGGGTCAAGTTCACCGGAAGGTTGTTATACCATGTCTGTTACCAACCCTTCTTGCGGCGGGCCTCCCTATACTTGCTTTACTGTTACAGCAACTGCGGCAGGAAAGCAGGTAGGCGATACGGAGTGTGCGACATTATCGATTAATAATTTGGGGCAAAAAACGTCTACTGGCGGAGGGACAAGATGTTGGTAG
- a CDS encoding pilus assembly protein, whose product MNILTKAVVVAINTTTARLCHLLMLALAISSLNTAQAATTIGTAPHYAAVPPLIDLSGSGDKPNVLIILDNSNSMDEAPNGSAVGSDNAGSKSEIARNAVKTVINSFGDVSRLGLMSYQQSSVNANHIHNSPYDVSFDPANYDPNYNGSRDSLTKKYRTPNSSNPGAYLYYNIALPFYSSSNQGSAFCRSATADFDNGAEVYPAGPWDTHECFSDKTDASDTFNSGFSSSIGNYSFVPSDSDLAQGILDFGRFFTWNYVGKTWFSNVSPGKGMLHVGINDVDAAHKTKLLNKLATSQFTTATDTPLRNAGLTPIQGTLQSAASYFNSSLTPAETAAGASTALPTANVCSANSNFVVLVTDGLPSVDASGTEVTNTATAVAAAATEAANLLSAEGVKTYVVAFALPNGVDPLLFDQIASAGGTTNAYIAGDSAALNTALGSIFLNISNRLSSATGAAVLANSSQGGGAIFQANYTPKVIDAGNREVNWVGGLSGLFIDEKGYLREDSNGNKTLDGYDTDAVVVYFYDTSVAPNRTRIRSYLSGAADTVPNFATVTPSIKEIEDLDVLWQARDKLAALTNVTAQRAYDDSAAGGRHILTSVDGANLTDFITLSPTDLAALAAAESSALSVLNAAQADVIAAVGSTQVIIDAADAALIAAQAAFNQASLAALNSTFLNYLMESSGTNANQLVNYIRGEEQVGSRSRTIDIDGDGTPEVWRLGDIIHSTPALVAAPSENYDALYNDKTYAAFRELYKNRRHMVYVGANDGMLHGFNAGFWDKNQKKYELDDAFVNGTSSLTAHPLGTELWSYIPRSGLPHLRWLKDAGYAHSYYVDGEPKTFDANIFPADAVHPYGWGTVLVVGMRLGGGEIAVDSDGDGTTDTTTYSSYIIMDVTNPEAPPTLIAEVSHSSLGFTTSEVGVVKKRIALSGTDYVSTSTNDWHLVFGSGPDTLSDVTSTATAKVFVYDLITKAFITDFAPKDLGIAASFVGNVEVANWDGNFIDDTAYFGVIGGTPSAPVGKLMRYQLDAPSSSAISTLLDTSRATVGQPLPTIDGNGRKWVYFGTGRLFDEGDNLSVPLQRFYGVMEPVDSAGAETWTEVTLSTVEDVTDIRVFEDGYIDKVGGGAVEIPSGTALTTFDELKYALPKNKGGWFRDLNPSSGASDPSGRNVNYAVKARSIILFVEYTPSGLSCQPEGTSVLYGVDFQTGTATPFTVFGSNSSTQHNTANLSELYTVLGQGLAGHLSPTSGDGDGVRYSDSTGKTGNVGLDLGGSAGGRQSWLEIELK is encoded by the coding sequence ATGAATATTTTAACCAAGGCAGTTGTCGTTGCCATCAACACAACCACTGCGCGTTTGTGCCACTTGCTTATGTTGGCGCTGGCCATTTCCTCACTCAATACTGCACAGGCTGCAACGACGATTGGAACAGCACCGCACTATGCGGCGGTGCCTCCTCTTATTGACTTGAGCGGCTCGGGGGACAAACCCAATGTATTAATTATTCTTGATAATTCTAATAGTATGGATGAGGCCCCAAATGGCTCGGCGGTGGGTAGTGATAATGCGGGCAGTAAATCCGAAATTGCTAGGAATGCGGTTAAAACCGTTATTAATAGTTTTGGTGATGTTTCTCGATTGGGGTTAATGTCTTATCAACAGAGCAGTGTAAATGCCAACCATATACATAACTCTCCCTACGATGTGAGTTTTGACCCCGCTAATTACGATCCTAATTATAATGGCTCTAGAGATTCTTTAACGAAGAAGTACCGTACCCCCAATTCAAGTAATCCAGGCGCCTATCTTTACTATAATATAGCGCTACCTTTTTATTCTAGCTCTAATCAGGGTAGCGCTTTCTGTCGTTCAGCTACCGCTGATTTTGATAATGGTGCCGAAGTGTACCCAGCTGGCCCTTGGGATACCCATGAGTGTTTTAGTGATAAAACAGACGCTAGTGATACTTTTAATTCTGGTTTTTCATCGTCAATCGGTAATTATAGTTTTGTACCTTCTGATAGTGATTTGGCACAGGGGATATTGGATTTCGGCAGGTTTTTTACTTGGAATTATGTTGGCAAAACCTGGTTTTCTAATGTATCACCCGGCAAGGGTATGCTGCATGTAGGTATTAATGATGTTGATGCGGCGCATAAAACGAAATTATTGAATAAGCTGGCAACCTCGCAATTTACTACAGCCACAGACACCCCGCTTCGCAATGCTGGCTTAACACCTATTCAAGGGACGCTGCAAAGTGCTGCGTCCTATTTTAATAGTAGCTTGACGCCTGCAGAAACTGCTGCCGGCGCAAGCACTGCCTTACCTACGGCCAATGTGTGTAGTGCCAATAGTAACTTTGTTGTTTTAGTAACTGACGGCCTTCCTTCGGTGGACGCGTCTGGTACTGAAGTTACTAATACGGCTACGGCGGTAGCGGCTGCCGCCACTGAAGCGGCAAATTTGCTCAGTGCGGAAGGTGTTAAAACCTATGTGGTGGCTTTTGCATTGCCTAATGGGGTTGATCCATTACTCTTTGATCAAATTGCTAGTGCTGGTGGCACCACAAATGCGTATATAGCGGGTGATTCTGCAGCATTAAATACGGCATTAGGCAGTATTTTTCTTAATATTTCTAATCGCCTGTCATCGGCTACTGGTGCGGCGGTATTGGCGAATAGTAGCCAGGGTGGCGGCGCTATATTCCAGGCGAACTATACGCCGAAAGTTATTGATGCTGGCAATAGAGAAGTTAATTGGGTAGGTGGCCTTTCAGGATTATTTATTGATGAGAAAGGCTATTTGCGGGAAGACAGTAACGGCAATAAAACATTGGATGGTTATGATACCGATGCTGTTGTTGTGTATTTTTATGACACATCGGTAGCGCCAAATCGAACTCGTATTCGCAGCTACCTCAGTGGAGCTGCTGACACTGTACCAAACTTTGCTACCGTGACGCCCAGCATTAAAGAAATTGAGGACTTGGACGTACTATGGCAAGCTCGCGATAAGTTGGCTGCGTTGACAAATGTCACTGCGCAGCGAGCTTATGATGATAGTGCTGCCGGTGGCCGCCATATACTAACATCCGTTGATGGCGCGAATTTAACTGATTTCATCACCTTGAGCCCGACTGACTTGGCCGCATTAGCTGCAGCTGAGAGTAGTGCCCTCTCGGTACTTAATGCGGCTCAAGCTGATGTTATTGCTGCCGTTGGTTCGACCCAAGTAATTATTGATGCGGCAGATGCCGCTTTGATAGCGGCCCAAGCAGCGTTTAATCAAGCTAGTTTGGCAGCATTAAATTCTACTTTCCTTAATTATTTAATGGAGTCTAGTGGTACCAATGCGAATCAATTGGTTAATTATATTCGTGGTGAAGAGCAAGTTGGATCACGTTCAAGAACGATTGATATAGATGGTGATGGGACCCCCGAGGTGTGGAGGTTGGGTGATATTATTCATTCAACTCCAGCGTTGGTTGCGGCACCGAGTGAAAACTATGATGCGCTGTATAACGATAAAACCTATGCCGCCTTTAGGGAGCTGTATAAAAATCGTCGTCATATGGTTTATGTGGGCGCTAATGACGGCATGTTGCATGGCTTTAATGCTGGGTTTTGGGACAAAAATCAGAAAAAGTATGAGCTTGATGATGCGTTTGTGAATGGCACTAGTAGCCTTACTGCTCATCCACTGGGTACTGAGCTATGGAGCTATATTCCTCGCAGTGGGTTGCCGCATTTGCGGTGGCTAAAAGATGCTGGATACGCGCATTCGTATTATGTTGATGGTGAACCAAAAACCTTTGATGCCAATATTTTCCCTGCCGATGCTGTCCACCCTTATGGTTGGGGCACTGTATTAGTGGTTGGTATGAGGCTGGGCGGGGGAGAAATTGCCGTAGATAGTGATGGTGATGGCACAACCGATACTACGACTTACTCATCGTATATTATTATGGATGTGACAAATCCCGAAGCGCCACCAACATTAATTGCAGAAGTTTCACATAGTTCGCTGGGCTTTACCACGAGTGAGGTTGGTGTAGTTAAAAAACGCATAGCACTAAGTGGAACCGATTATGTGTCAACGTCTACAAATGATTGGCATTTGGTATTTGGTTCTGGCCCCGATACTTTGTCGGATGTAACGTCAACGGCAACGGCTAAAGTGTTTGTATATGACCTCATTACTAAGGCTTTTATAACAGACTTTGCGCCCAAGGATTTAGGTATTGCTGCAAGTTTTGTGGGCAATGTGGAAGTGGCAAACTGGGATGGCAATTTTATTGATGATACCGCTTATTTTGGTGTCATCGGCGGCACGCCAAGCGCACCAGTAGGCAAACTGATGCGGTATCAGTTGGATGCACCGTCGTCGTCGGCTATCTCTACGTTACTAGATACTAGCAGGGCTACTGTAGGGCAACCCCTTCCTACTATTGATGGCAACGGCCGTAAGTGGGTTTATTTTGGCACGGGCAGGCTATTTGATGAAGGTGATAACCTTAGTGTGCCATTGCAGCGTTTTTACGGTGTGATGGAGCCTGTTGATAGTGCTGGGGCAGAAACTTGGACTGAAGTGACATTGTCTACAGTCGAAGATGTTACTGATATCCGGGTATTTGAAGATGGTTATATCGATAAAGTTGGTGGCGGAGCAGTTGAAATACCTTCGGGTACCGCTCTGACAACATTTGATGAATTAAAATATGCACTGCCTAAAAATAAAGGAGGGTGGTTTCGAGATTTGAACCCATCATCGGGGGCTAGCGATCCTAGTGGCCGCAATGTGAACTACGCGGTGAAGGCTAGATCTATTATCTTATTTGTTGAGTACACCCCTTCCGGCCTTAGCTGCCAGCCAGAAGGGACCAGTGTTTTGTACGGTGTTGATTTTCAAACGGGAACGGCTACGCCGTTCACTGTATTTGGCTCTAATTCAAGCACGCAGCATAATACGGCCAATCTTTCAGAGTTGTATACGGTGTTAGGGCAGGGTCTAGCTGGGCATCTAAGCCCCACTAGTGGTGATGGTGACGGCGTACGTTATTCAGATTCGACCGGTAAAACGGGGAACGTAGGGCTTGATCTTGGCGGCTCGGCGGGAGGACGTCAATCTTGGCTAGAGATTGAGTTAAAGTAA
- a CDS encoding GspH/FimT family pseudopilin, with translation MNKINRKASGFTLIELMITISIVAILVAIAVPSMQNTLEKNSVSTSLSEFSSSLRLARAEAIKRSRFVVVCPSSDQATCTGTWAEGWLVFEDVSGNNALDVGTDDIIRVHTALSSDNTLLWSTKGSLAWSNGVASSVQYNSRGLITSAEGTFKICSRSGRAEYARALVLTLIGSLRYGIDGDNNNIYEDESGGDLSC, from the coding sequence ATGAACAAAATTAATCGAAAAGCATCAGGGTTTACGCTGATTGAGCTGATGATAACAATCTCTATTGTGGCTATTTTGGTGGCGATAGCGGTACCGTCTATGCAGAATACGCTTGAGAAAAATAGCGTTTCGACGTCATTGAGCGAGTTTTCGTCGTCTTTGCGTTTGGCTAGGGCTGAGGCAATAAAACGTAGTCGATTTGTGGTGGTGTGCCCGAGTTCCGATCAGGCTACATGTACGGGTACATGGGCAGAGGGTTGGTTGGTTTTTGAAGATGTCAGTGGCAATAATGCCTTAGATGTCGGCACTGATGACATTATTCGTGTTCATACGGCGCTTAGCTCTGATAACACTTTGTTGTGGAGCACTAAAGGATCCCTTGCATGGAGTAATGGTGTGGCGTCTAGCGTTCAATATAATAGCCGAGGTTTGATTACTAGTGCTGAAGGTACATTCAAGATATGTAGCCGAAGTGGCAGGGCTGAGTATGCGCGAGCGCTGGTGTTAACGCTGATTGGTAGCCTTAGGTATGGTATAGACGGCGATAATAATAATATTTATGAAGATGAATCAGGAGGCGATTTATCGTGTTAG
- a CDS encoding pilus assembly PilX family protein, whose product MKHRQSGSVLLFSLMILFILSLVGVASMDNVTLNERMASNYREHDFVFQAAEAALAEGENAASNYTLAFNAADIQTGCSGASCFTSTCANGFCFNGSYPSGGVCTETQLATPLWLQSVTWTTAGRARESIANFPTLPTKPKYIIEFVCYVVADPNAGTPTAAPTYDSSWAKMYRITAYAEGPTGGSRAMVQSTFKQ is encoded by the coding sequence ATGAAGCATAGGCAATCTGGCAGCGTATTATTATTTAGCCTTATGATTTTATTTATACTTTCTTTGGTTGGCGTGGCCTCTATGGACAACGTTACCTTGAATGAGCGTATGGCCAGTAATTATCGCGAGCATGATTTTGTGTTTCAAGCGGCCGAGGCCGCCTTGGCTGAAGGCGAAAATGCGGCCTCAAACTACACGCTGGCTTTTAATGCCGCTGATATTCAAACCGGCTGTAGTGGCGCAAGCTGTTTTACAAGTACCTGCGCTAATGGCTTTTGTTTTAATGGCAGTTATCCTTCCGGCGGTGTATGCACAGAAACACAATTAGCGACTCCGCTGTGGCTGCAGAGTGTCACGTGGACAACGGCGGGCAGGGCTAGGGAATCTATAGCGAACTTCCCAACACTGCCGACCAAGCCCAAATATATTATTGAGTTTGTATGTTATGTAGTGGCTGATCCAAATGCAGGTACCCCAACTGCGGCCCCTACATATGATTCGAGCTGGGCAAAAATGTATCGAATCACAGCCTACGCAGAGGGGCCTACGGGCGGGTCAAGAGCAATGGTGCAATCTACATTTAAACAATAG